AAATGTTTGCAATCTTTAACTGAGAGTTACCTGGTGAAGCTTCCCTGACTTTCTGGAAAAATGTGCAGTAATGGGATTCTATTTTCTGGAGAGAGAAGCGCTTTGACATGGATATTGTGTTGTTCAATATTTCCCAACGTTTCTTCATCGtttcatgtccaaattcaaacatgTCCTTTCCTCCTTGAAGGACTACTTTCAGGAGCTGCAGAGTTCTTAATTGGCTTTCCCGAGAAACCCCCATGGTATTTAATGTCAAATAACTTTGCATGCGTTGATAGATGGCCTCATCCTTTAACACTGCCCAACTGCACAAGGCAAGGGAAAAAACTATTaggtttacttatttatttatttttttgatgaACGAAGGGATATTATTAAATGAAAGAAGGGAAGGAGGGGAAAAATCACCAAAAGAAAAGCCCGGAAACAACAGGTTCAACCCAAATACACCCAAACCTAAACAACTAACTTCTAATGTTGATGGAAAAACCCCTCAAAGAAAAGAAAACCAAAGGAGCCATAAATCAAAACACAGGTACACAGATAACCATCACAGACCTAAGCAAACTACAATCAACAGGTCACAAACCAAGAAAACAACCAGCAACGCAATAAACAAGGCCAAGCAAAACCCAAACAACTAAAAGGGCAGTAGCAAACCAAATGCATAAGGCTCAGTGTATAAGAGACTTGGCATTTTTATATTACCCAAATCTAGAGCCAGCATGACCAGTGAGTTTAGAGAGTGTAAATATCATCACATCTTCATCTGCTGGAGCTGGAATTGCTGTAAAATGAGGCCAATAATAGGCAAGATCATAAATTGCTTTCACATTTTGGCCTTGAAGAACTGCCTCGTTCAGCTGGCCATCGGGGTTGTTTGGAGAAGTTACAAACTCGATCATACGATCTGTACTAGTCTCTGAATAGTTTTTCCACAGGGATGCATCTCCTTGAAACCTGTAATCCACTGACCTGAAAAAGTCCGTCTGTTCTTGATAAACCTGTAAGAAGCATTTAAAATCAAATCTCAATATAACATAAGTATATGGCTTGTTCAATTTTGGAAAACTGGAATACTTTGTGTaacaattttttaagaaaattgaaaaatagaTTCGTACTCAGACGTGCCATTTTTCCAAATGAGAAATTAGAAGACTAGTTTTTTAgtttcccaaaatttaattaagatttgGAAAAtagcttttaaaattattttgctattttcttttgcAACAAAAATCTTGTTTTTAAATTGTTCTCCAAATGGAAACAATGATTCTTTTGTAACCaaaattatactataattttttttataattaaaattaaataattatttaaaaatattgatTTATAATGATAAGAAAAGAATTATAATATTGTAAAATACATGAATTAcacatataaaaaaattttaaaaataaaacaaattttcaaatatattttggaataatttattttctaattataaaagatataataatttttttaatttaaaaattattttctattatttatagctaattacatttttttatattttttaaattttcttaaaaaaataaaaaatatattattttccaCAAATGAACAAAATCAAGAATCTAATGTCAAATCCCAATTCTATAACTATAAAAATTCAAGAAATGAATAACAATTAGTACTACCAACCGGGTAAAAGGGGATTGAAGCTACAACTTTTGCAGGGGATGAGGCATTATTAGGTGATAAAGCGTGAACTGCAGCATTGAGGAGTTGGGTTGAGCCAGCACCAAAAATAATGTACCTTCCTTGTGTTACTGCATTCCCTACAGCGTCATGGAGCTTGCGAATGTGCTTCTCGAGCTCTTGTGAGATGTAGGTTTGATCTCCGAATGAGTAGCTCATCCGATGCCATCCTGCTACAACAACTGCACTGCTGGCTGCATGCTGCATCCAGAAAGGCTCCAAGAATAATGGATCTCCACTGTAACATTTGATTTAACTGTGATGAGCAACATAATAATGAAATGTTCTATGTTTCATTGCCATCACAAATTCATCCCATCGGTGTGAATCTTCTCAATAGAGTTCTGCTCTATGTGCACATTatagttttcttcaattttcatttctttgaagTTTATTTTTTGTCATTCAGTAGCAGTTTGCCAATTTTATCTTCTATTTACCTGAAATAGTATCATGTTACTCCTGCTCACAAACAAGAACAAAAAGCTTGAGTTTTCTGTGTGTTTTGTGAGTGAGAGAAAAAGAGAAGTACCTATCAGCGTTTGCAGAACAATTAGGGAAGAACTGGGAGCAATCAAGACCTCCATAGCAACTGTTACACTCACAGATTGGTGATTGTCTTTGATCAAGAATGAGGCCATCCAAGAAGGCTCTTCCATGGCCTGAGCAAGAGATGGCTGCTACTGCCTCAGCTTCTTTTGCTGCTCTTCTGGTCCAACCCGCAGGATAAGTCGATCCATCACCCTCACATTTGTATATAAAAATCAGAATAAGAATTATGGATGGCACTAAGCAGCGCGGATGGTAGTggttttttcttgtgttttctattTTActcatatttgaatttttttttttcttgttttggATATGTGGCTTATGATCTGTATTTAAGGGGAAGGGAAAGAAAAGTATGCATATTATGGATTTCAAGTTTCCacgttgatttttcttttcttttttttttttttttatgttggtGAATATTACAATATGATGTGCTCaacggttttttttttttttaattatttttggtAAATAGTCTACTATTTTTTGTTTTTTCAACTGCAAAAGAAAACTGCATTACGCATCCAAATACAAAATGGTTTTGAGTTTTCAGGAATGGCTGCTAGCCAATTATAATCTTGGATTCTTGTTTTAGAAAATTCTTGCTTATActcattttattatatatttaatataaatatatgagattTATTTACTTTGTATTTTCAGATTTATTTATGACGAATTGAATTTGagcaaaatatatattttaatattatcatgaCAACTATAGCTTCTTGATTACTTTTTATGCTTAAAACGTGAAGAAAGGATGCGagtttaactaatttttttttatcatttttattttcgaTTATCTGACTTTTCCTTCTTAATTTTAGTCAGAGTTAAAAATCTCTCTATTTGACAGCTTTTTATGAAAAATCAAACTATGAAAAATTTGCATACGGCTACGCACGTGATTGTTACTTGTGATTAATCATTAACTATATAATCTTATCTTAAAATTAAATGGAAGATGAAGAATTCAAATCAAACTTTAGAAAAATTGGAATGTGTTAATATATTTGTTATGAACGTGAGAAAgtgtaaattatgaaaaaataaagtaaatatataaGACACAAATATTTACGTAGTTCATTCTCCTATATTGAGTTATATCTAAGGGCATATCATGTTCCACTATCTTCGGTAATAAATCATAAATTATAAGCTTAAACCTTTAACTATACGAGCAAGAGTCCTCTCACCAATAGATAGTAATTATACACTTCCTCTACCTAAAGCTAAAATCTCATTGCAATAGGCaaatacaattatcctcaatagtaaaaccttttcttctttggattgaaaGCCACTCTTCAGTAACAAGCAAAGCCAAATAATATAGTCTTATTCACCTCAATTTTAATCTAATTAAAAATATCACCTGATTTAGAAATAATATACTGAATAATAtactaaataaagaaaagaaaaattatgagGGTGGAAATCAATACACAGCCAGATGCGTAACACCCTGACATCATTTAGACTTTTTCCTCCCCAAAAATATTACACTTTGAGCATCGCAATACGCAATTGGCAACCATAAAATTCAACTCAAGACTATTTCACTATTTCTGTAAGAGCATTGTACTTAGCTTCAATATTAGACAATGCAACAGCAGATTATAGAGTTTGTCTTTCAGATTATAGTCTGATGCCGTGCGTATGGCTGTGTTTCATTCAAGATTTGGTCAAATCTCGTGTAAGGTCAAGTGGAGGACTATTAGCAGCTCGTGGA
This is a stretch of genomic DNA from Hevea brasiliensis isolate MT/VB/25A 57/8 chromosome 12, ASM3005281v1, whole genome shotgun sequence. It encodes these proteins:
- the LOC110637955 gene encoding tryptophan aminotransferase-related protein 4; amino-acid sequence: MSKIENTRKNHYHPRCLVPSIILILIFIYKCEGDGSTYPAGWTRRAAKEAEAVAAISCSGHGRAFLDGLILDQRQSPICECNSCYGGLDCSQFFPNCSANADSGDPLFLEPFWMQHAASSAVVVAGWHRMSYSFGDQTYISQELEKHIRKLHDAVGNAVTQGRYIIFGAGSTQLLNAAVHALSPNNASSPAKVVASIPFYPVYQEQTDFFRSVDYRFQGDASLWKNYSETSTDRMIEFVTSPNNPDGQLNEAVLQGQNVKAIYDLAYYWPHFTAIPAPADEDVMIFTLSKLTGHAGSRFGWAVLKDEAIYQRMQSYLTLNTMGVSRESQLRTLQLLKVVLQGGKDMFEFGHETMKKRWEILNNTISMSKRFSLQKIESHYCTFFQKVREASPAYAWVKCEREKDKDCYAVFQAGNITGRRGSLYFAGDRYVRLSLIRSQDDFDLLLHKLNQLVYD